In Ovis aries strain OAR_USU_Benz2616 breed Rambouillet chromosome 14, ARS-UI_Ramb_v3.0, whole genome shotgun sequence, a single genomic region encodes these proteins:
- the LOC101115898 gene encoding interferon lambda-3, which translates to MAPGCTLVLVLMLMTAALSRTGAVPVPSAPRALPPARGCHMAQFKSLSPQELQAFKTVRDAFEDSRLQKDWDCGGRLFPRTRDLKHLQVWERPVALEAELALTLTVLEAMANSSLGRSLEQPLLTLQHVHSKLQACVPAQPTAGPRPRGRLHHWLHRLQEAQKKESQDCLEASVMFNLFRLLTRDLKCVASGDQCV; encoded by the exons ATGGCCCCGGGCTGCACGCTGGTGCTGGTGCTGATGCTGATGACTGCGGCGCTGAGCAGGACAGGAGCAGTTCCTGtgccctctgcccccagggcCCTCCCACCTGCCAGGGGCTGCCACATGGCCCAGTTCAAGTCTCTGTCCCCTCAAGAGCTGCAGGCCTTCAAGACGGTCAGGGATGCCTTT GAAGACTCGCGCTTGCAGAAGGACTGGGACTGCGGCGGCCGCCTGTTCCCCAGGACCCGGGACCTGAAGCACCTGCAG GTGTGGGAGCGCCCCGTGGCTCTGGAGGCAGAGCTGGCCCTGACGCTGACGGTCCTGGAGGCCATGGCTAACTCGTCCCTGGGCCGCAGCCTGGAGCAGCCCCTTCTCACGCTGCAGCACGTCCACTCCAAGCTCCAGGCCTGT gtCCCAGCTCAGCCCACAGCAGGCCCCAGGCCCCGGGGCCGCCTCCACCACTGGCTGCACCGGCTCCAGGAGGCCCAAAAGAAG GAGTCCCAGGACTGCCTCGAAGCCTCCGTGATGTTCAACCTCTTCCGCCTCCTCACCCGGGACCTGAAATGTGTTGCCAGTGGAGACCAGTGTGTCTGA